Below is a genomic region from Sander vitreus isolate 19-12246 chromosome 15, sanVit1, whole genome shotgun sequence.
TAACAAGATGCATTGTAAATGGGGCCTGTAACCAAATATCCATCTGGTAGCCTACCAAATTTCTCCCTAAATTTGtgataaaataacaatttgAATCATATCATTAGCCTCCAGTTTTCCAAGCTTGTAAAAACgcaggttttttttccccccaatgtTGTGCTGCTCTGAATAATCACGACAAAGCAAATATGATGGCAAAATCAACCAATCATTCAGCTGAATCAGACCCTAAAGCATTTCATGATCAATTTAGTTATTAGATAAAGGCGTATGCGGCCTTTGTTGTGTGATGTGACATGTCCCCTCGTTTTCTCTATAAAAGTTAATGTTATCAAACGTAAAAATGTGCATAGAATCCATCCACTGAAGGCGTATTGATGCGTGTGTCTCTGACAACTACCTGGCACGTATCCCAGCACTTGCATGGCGGAGGTGAACTTCTTGCAGGCCTCCTCATACTTGCCATCCTGGTAAAGCAAACAGCCCATATTGTAGGAGTAGTCTGGGTCATCCTGGGGTAGCTGCTCCAGCAGtgactgtacacacacacacacacacacacacacacacacacacagaaaatgaatgGATGTGTGATTGACGGCTGCATATAATAATGATTCAAACTGTCACCATATTGAACTGAAATGTTATGGTATAATTTGTGTGCATTAACAGatgttgatgttgatgaaaTGTGAGAGAGCTTGTCACCTTGGCAGTGGAGTAATCTTCCTCACAGTATTTGATACAGGCTTGCAGCTTGACCATCtgtgccagagagagagagagagagagagagagagagagagagagagagagagagagaggggataaATCAAAGGTAAAGGTAAGTGCTGGTTTGACTTTGGGCCAAAGAAATTAAGCAATAACATGACTACAGACATCCATAATTCATTTTCATCATCAGGAACCTATTTTTCCGTAATTAGTTCACACATTTTCTGTGGAAGTTACATCATATTTCTACATGATCTTTTATATTGATAACATGAACTTAAATTCCACCATTAGTTTGACTTTCTGGTGATGAAAAATGTGTTCCTTGTTGCTGTGctataaacattttgtttgttttatttcagtagTTGTACATTTATGGCCCATATGCATTTGTTAGAGCACTTCTGCTGAACAACAGCTCCCAGTGATGGAAAGTGTGTAAAGGATGGAGGGAACAGAGTAAAGTGAAGCAGTGATGGAACACCTGCAGCCAAACTCTTTCAGGTCCCCATAAAACAATGCAGTTAGTCTTAGTGGAGCTGCTAAAAAGTTGGCATTTCAGTGAAACAAGTTTTTCACATGCTGCATTTTGAGCACAGCATTGTGTACACACTGTACCTTGATGTGACTGCTGGGGTTGTCGAGCACGAAGGAGGCCTTTGTGGCCTCAGGATAAGCACCAGCTTTGTATAGGGACTGGGCGTAGTAGACCTTGTACTCCTCAACCTCTGGGTGAAGCTGGGTGAGCTGCTCATAGCACTCTGCAGAGTTGGTGAAATCCTGGATGTGATAGTAGCAGTAACCCAGCAGAGACAGCGCTGCCCTGGACTGTAACACAATAGAAAGCAAGAGTTAAACTGACGGTCGTCTGCAGTGTGGGTAAGAAGAAAAACTCACTGTCTCACAAAGTATCTAAGACAcaacaacattaaaatacaaatcaGGATGTCTGCAAGTACTACAGCACGAAATGTGCctttaaaactttttaaaaactaaatacaaatcATAAATTTGCGATATAAATCAGCTTAAcccatattttaaaaatatttttatattaaagacTAAATCACACTATTTCCACTCGGGCTGCAAATAAAGTTGatcttttattattgttattctgCCTATTATTTCtcaataaaaagtcagaaaatacacacattgaagAAGCTGGTATGAgtaaatatttgtcttttttgcttgaatttttttcttctaccGATTGATTGATgtactaatcatttcagctctgttCACAATGAAGTAACATTAACACATAAAAAAGCAGCAATCCTTGCATTTGTAAAACTAGAATTTCTGAAATGTGACTGAAACCATTAATTGATCATCAcaatcaattacattttaggCCCAATATTTGCAATAAAATACTTACAAAAGACCTGCAGACATCCTGAAATGTTATACTCTATACACATTTTATATTCCAGACACCTACCTTCGTGTGTTTTTGAAGTTGGCCGTTTAGGATGTGAATTGCTTCCACATACTGCCCGTCTTTGATCTAAAAGACAGAGAATGAACTTCgtggttttatatacagtgttcctattattattattattattattattattattattattattattattattaacattatctTACAGAACTAGCTACTGACACAAGCTGTTTCTAATAACGTTATGGTAAAGTATAACGTTAACTTTAATTCACCGAGCATCATTTTAACGAACCATTTAACTGTTTAACGTTACGCGGAACTGCAGCACAGGTAACGTTAGTTATTATTACTAGAGATTATTTAGAGATGCGGTAACGTAACGTTAAAGTTAGAGTTAACGGGCAATAACGATGCAAAAGTTGACCTTTTattgagttgtgtgtgtgcttgttgttttaaatgtatgctGAATTTACTTGCAGTCCATCGCAAAAGTGTTATATCACGAGTGTATGTTTTCAATAAGATAGAAACACTAAAATCAACGATTTTTGAATGGAGTTTCGTTCAGCGTTAACGCTAACTGTTATAACGTTAacgaagctaacgttagcttatccCTGAGCTGGGAAGCTAACCTCaactaaaacaacaacattCTCACCAGTTTGTATATTGTAGCTGTGTACTCTCCGTCTTTTATAGTTGTCATGGCTTCAAACGAGTAGTTTTAGCGACAACAAATTACTTGTAACGTTGTGTGTTCACACAATCTGAAATatatcatctagctagctagctagtttctGTTTAGTGGACGGACGGGTCGCATAGGTGCTGTTACTTAGCAACGGAAAAGGACCGGAAAAGGAAGTTTTGACAGACGCGTGTAACAGCCAATCATAAAGGAGTTACGCTGGCCCACCTTCAATGTCCCCCCCCATACCTTTATTTACGTTACTGTtcttttaatacatccatggataCAACAATTCAACTAACCATAACTTTATGTAACATCATGTTTTCCCTACAATGTTATTTAATGCAGCTTAATTTCTAGTTTATCCAGGTCAGTTTCATTTCATTCCAGCATTTTTATTCATTACATTGACTGTTTAGAGATATGGTTCTCACAGAACAGTGAGCTACAAACATCTTacagaatatgatgcattgctgtagcttaaactacccaacagtatacaAATGAGTTGAGAATTAGCACAACcttacagcagtaaaatgcaacatacacattaatgcagcagtaatattaatCTAGATTCAGAATCATCATATATAAtagtaaaacactgacagggaacattttactgcacaatcAATGCTTTTACTTTAAGtcaggttttgaatgcaggactttttatTTGGAGTATTTTCAccatgtggtattagtactttcactgaagtaaagaatctgaatacCTCCACTACCgttgtaaaataaaatcactgaAGAAATgactttgtgaaatgaatacagaCTTCTAAAAACATTAAttgtaaacaataaaaacagctttaaagaaataaaattgtGTGACCAAGTGTGTGCTGTTTATAGAAGTTAGTTCATTGCATGTCTATGGAACCAGCCTGGCaggaaacaaagaaatacatCACTGACACTGAGATAGTTTTCTTTCCTTAAGGAGGAGACAGCAGTGGCGGTGTCAGGCTGTCTGACGGCCAGGGGCAAAACATAAGATAAAAAGTGCACCAGCtgcatgtactgcaccagaATGAGTGTTTTCTAGCATGTAAGGCAGCCTATATGGCACTGCATTATGTTTTCTCCACTGTAATGGCACCCCAGATGGCACTTTATCACGTTTTCTCACACCcctgaaagttttttttttatgagattttttttgttaaaaacctCTTATATCATTCAAATAAACCATAAATAAACCCTTATGAGGGAAGGTAAGATCagctcaaaataaaatacagaaggAACTGTGagggtaaaaaaaactcataacgttaatgtttttcttgattTACACACATGTGCATCCAATGTAATCCATTTATTTATCCATGAATTAACATGAAACTTAGCACACCTTAAATGGAAAATGAATAGTACATTGTTTTACAAATTAAGGTGTACCTGTCGGACAGCCAAAGATAAAatatatttagaaaataaatatattttgtgttaatttatatggttctttctttctttctttctttctttctttctttctttctttctttctttctttctttcattccttctttgaacaagcacagacagacaggtaaaaaCACACTAATGAGCTCATTTTCCAGGAAGTGACTGACGGGTCACAGAAaagaacacacactcacacacacacacacacacacacacacacacacacacacacacacacacacacacacacacacacacacacacacacacacacacacacacacacacacacacacacacacacacacacacacacacacacacacacacacacacacacacacacacacacacacacacacacacacacacacacaaagacaatggTCAAAACAGATGAAACCGACCAAGGTGCTGGAGCTTCGCCTTAAACCTAAACCACTGTGCTGACCACTGGGCCTCCATAATGATGGGGGAAAGAGTAGATGGgtagatgctgtgtgtgtgtgtgtgtgtgtgtgtgcgtgtgtgtgtgtgtgtgtgtgtgtgtgtgtgtgttgtgtgtgtgtgaaagtgagATTCTTTTGTGTTTATGCATGTACATGCATGCTTGTGTGCAGTGTGGGTGTGCTCTCTTTCTGCACTTCTTGCATGCCTCTCACTGCCTTCTGTTGGGATTGTAAGGAAGCTGTGAAGTAGAGGAGCTGCGAAACAACAGGTACACACTATTGATAAGTAGATATATGTGCAGAGAGCAGGGTTTTATTTACATATGGATCATATAGCTCAATCATTTTTTGTAGCCTTAGAtgataaagaaaagaagaggggAGCTGTTAAAAGGGACGGGTGGGTTGATGTGATATCAAGAGTAAATTGTTCTAATGTTCAATAACTTAAGCTTCATTTTTCAGCTCTTTTTGTTCAAAATTGCTTCCTTTTTAATTgtaaccaaaacaaacaaagtaaaaaaagtgcttatgaaatcttaaaaaatacttttccttttaaacaatgttgctgctttgaaagaaaatatgacGGTATTCATGCTGCAGACGTGTAATGCATGTTTGAGCTAAAAGCTGACTGGGACTGTATTGTTGAACATGAATTTGAACAAGGCATCTGCCGTTTAAATACTGAATAAATCTAAGAAATTCTGTCATTCTTCCATGTGCCTTCTTTCACAGCAGGGCCACACTTATTTCATGGTTGCCAGATTGAGCCCGGTTAGAGCTGATGAGATTTtagttgcttaaaaaaaaatggtgggcCTGTAGATAGCTTTTGACTGAGGCTGGAATTTCATTGtggttgtttatgtgtgtgttattatgtGAGTGTGCATACCTGCAGGGACAGAAGGAGGTTATGTGTGTTTGATTTAATACAAGTTTTTGGGAATTGGTGTAATTCGGCATTAAGTGATGAGTTAAGAGATGACACCAAAATCCTAGGTGCTCCCAGTATATATGGAGCATATTGTGTATACGCTGTTGATTCTATATTTGACTGAttatcaacaaatcccatgaaaagaccaaaacaaacaatgtgTTGCTGATTGGCTAATTGTTTGCAGCCCTGCAATGCTTCATTGGATCAATTGCTTTTTCAACAGAGAAACCGCTGTTTAATGTCATGATTCCAGAAGAATCAGTCAACTCTGTGGAACACCAGCCTTATTCTTCGGTTAAAGTCAGCAGACTGACCATGTAGTAATATACAGTGCAATTTCCCACAGTGTGGATTGGAAGTGTTTTACGCTGCAGTTCCTTTAATGACCACTTGACAGTGCTCAAATGACTGGAAACACTCCAAAGttatctctttctgtctcccccatgaggaattctaagtaatgacaacaaaactgtcgatGATACAGGCCTTCCGTTACCGCGCAAGATGTCCACAGCAACTCTACAAACTTACAAACAAACCCACTCTTCAGCCTACAGTACTGAGAAATACTGTTTCATACTTTAAAAAAGGAATCTGAAATCGTTAACTGTCTTGACACCATCAGTTTTCTGCTTGAGCTCACCAGCGGGTCCATCTCTCAAATATGTGACATTCATTTAAACACAGTTGTATAGTCTACTAGAGCTTTGTGTATTATTGGagtaatgtctgtgtgtgtgtgtgtgtttaactggattaaacatgaAGTTCCCGAGGTAGTTTGTACTTGGCATGTCTCTGCAGCTCTCCTCCCAGTTTTCCACGTCTCTCTGTCAGTTCAGTTTTTTGTTTCAGCTCTCTGACTGCTGCTTGGAATCATTCCTTTTAGTGTGAGCTGACTGCAGAAGCTGAGAGTTTAGCCTCGGGGCTTCTTCTCCTGTTAACCCTCTGACACGCCTCAAAGACTTAGAAGATTTCCCTTTTTACTTTGCTTTGTCAGGATTGATTGCCACAGTGATTACAGCCATACAAGGTTTAACACAGTGCTGAGGAATAGTGTAATACCTGCAGCATGCTGACTCTGGCTGTGCAGAGCAATAAGACTAGCATAAAGACACAGAACTCAGAGGACATCATGCACTGTGAGACTTCATGAAGACTGAACCCTCCAAAAAGGAGCTTGGATACATGATTTAATTACACTTATGTATTGGTAAATTGCAAATAACTAaacatatacagtcatgtgaacaaattaggacacccatactaaagttgactaaaaagaggaataaaaaaatcatcattaggaaattgatcttaatgccttaattaaaacaatgaggaaaaatccaatctttaaggacaccaattttctttgtgaatgaataatgtatcataaataaataaatgttcttccttaaaataaagggggcataagtaagtacacccctatgttaaattcccatagaggcagacagatttttatttttaaaggccagttatttcatggatccaggatactatgatcctgataaagtttcccttggcctttggaattaaaatagccccacatcatcacatagccttcaccatacctagaaattggcatggttttatttcagttagcctaatagctggtttgatttgcattgagagatgattttatggaaagtaacCCAtgctaatctctaggtatggtgaaggctatgtgatgatgtggggctattttaattccaaaggccaagggaactttattaggatcatagtatcctggatccatgaaataactggcctttaaaaataaacatctgcctgcctctatgggaatttaacataggggtgtacttacttatgccccctgtattttaaggaagaacatttatttatttatgatacattattcattcacaaagaaaattggtgtccttaaagattggatttttcctcatttttttaattaaggcattaagatcactttccttcactttttttcacatgGCTATACTCATACACACTGCCTGACTGAATTTGCCTTGATGAAAATAGACAGAACTTAAATGGAAGCAGGGCAAGTTTAtttaaagttaatttaaaataaCGGTATTaagtcaaaaataaatgaaaaaccaggcaatagaaagagaaaaataattgtggtaatttgttccagatatgtgtaAGAAAGtaatgtgataaaaaaacaaaaaaaaaacaggctcaactccaaaaacaaaacaaacaacttgACTTAGAATTTTCGTTAAACTGCTAAAGATAGACAGGTGTAGTAGACAGTAGtgttgttgcctaaacctaaccctacCCTGCATGTAGAAATATGATGCCAAAGGGACCTGACTAAGTGTCCGTACGGGATGAGTTGGGGGGTGAAAATGTGTTGGAATATGATCAAAAAACAGGATAAGACTCAAAACCAGGAATGGAAataaatctgtgtttttgtgcgcCTTCATTTCCCCCCAGGTGCTGGTCCATCATGGCCCCCAAACTGAGCGTGCTGCTGCTAATATTGTCCGTTGTCACGGTAACGGTTCTGGCCCAGAGGCGACGGACGTCATCGTCGATGAAAACCACTAACACTGACGAGTGGAACTACAGGGATGGCTGTGAGCACCCAGAATACTCTCTGTTTACcccaggtcaaaggtcaggttCAGGGCGCATCATGATGATGTCAGAGCTAGAGGTGAAAGAAAAGCTGTCGGCCGATGTGTGGATGCCTTTTTGTTTTGAGTTGAAGCTTTACTGCTCTCTTCAGACAGATCTGAGACAATAAGGTGCAGACCACagccagagacggtttagaactgAGACGCTTCAGTCAGAGtcatttcctgtatctgtgtcacatggGTTTGGCCATTGCCACGCCTCTGTAGGAGACTAGAGGCAGGTCTGGAGTGGATTGATTCCAAAGTTAGCtgcattactttttgttttcctaAGAACTTTATTTCAACTGCTAAATATTGTTTCTTGCAGTATGTTTGGTGTGAAATAAATACTCTAACCTAAATTACCTGAATGCATGCTACCTGGTCGATGTTAAAGGGCAGGTGAACTTAGCCTGTTGGAAAAGCTAAGCTAATGAGTCCAGGACTATAAACAAAACcgattataaaataatataagcCTGTATTGATCCTCAGGGGGAAAtcaggtgttgcagcagcaatgGTCAGAAAAATTACAGATTAATAGAGAAAAAGTTAAATAGCATAATTAGAGGTATATCAAacgaaaataaaaatagaattaaaaatataactatactagactgggtaaacccagcccgatctgccggcgatttgatttcccCCTGCAgatcaggctggaaacctgtacgtttatctatcctacTTCcgtctgcggggaccaatcacaaacactcttatccacctggcgagctattggcaggtttaacacgatgacgatagagaagcgaccaagcagctttttgtttacattcaacatggcggccaccaaagcgcagcaacccgttgatgcctctgtcgctgctgttttaagtacgtcacccggatcattgctctgattggttgaaggactatccaattgcgtacagggtcatttgaactatgcccgttgatcacgcctcttgcgcagtagaaaatacagagcagactccccagactaacgttcaatcttaaaagattgaggttggtctggtgatagccagactataactatacaagagcaattaaaaaaatcagTATCACCACATCAATTTACATTGATaccttttggtttttaagcgttgagttttgagccaaaagcgatcaagtgtttttagcttcagtagaagaactaatctccctTTAAACTAACACACCCAAaccgcatatctcatcaacattcttgtAAACAGGGCATGCgtgtgccggtgtaaacaggaggcagcctcgtatactgggcataaccaggaggcagcatgtatactcctAATCTTCAACCGCACACCAACTAACTAAGTTTTAGCCTACCTTTCTAATTTGACTTAGGGTGATACAACTGAAATTCACCAAAAGGTTTTTCACCAAATCATCTCTCATTATCAGTTCTCTTTAAATGACTCAGGAGACAGTAACTATTTTATCTTTACACTCTTTTTATAGCAGGAAACATGAATTCAGTGGGTTCTGACTTATAGAACTATTGTGCCTTACTTTGTGTCACCAGATCTGTGTTGTGGTTGTGATTTATTGtctcagctgagaaggtgaacATGCGTGGCGTGGCCAACCTGACTCAGGTCCTGGACAACTGGAGGTTCGACATCCTGAGCCAGATGAAAGGACTTCTGCAGAACGACCACCAGTCTCTCCTGCCCGACTACGCCAGGTATGGAAGGAGCAGAGAAGGAGGACAAGGTTATCAGTGGgatagaccttcctccacagcgctgtggacgagggtctggctagtccacacatcatcccgggatgggagaaaaacgtgctcttgtttattggcatttcctta
It encodes:
- the LOC144529631 gene encoding uncharacterized protein LOC144529631, producing the protein MAPKLSVLLLILSVVTVTVLAQRRRTSSSMKTTNTDEWNYRDGSEKVNMRGVANLTQVLDNWRFDILSQMKGLLQNDHQSLLPDYARIQPLSEALDDLYKEFNALKAHLGDLTDKFSAIETFIDEVKANRANNANAGPASIPDPGQDPVPAPAPVPRQAGRRVLRKKASS